The Alphaproteobacteria bacterium DNA window AATTAGAAAAGCTAATTTGCTTTTACCTTTAGCAACTCTTTCCATTCAGTTGTATAATGTGGTGATTTTAGTAAGGATTTCGACTGCCAAAGACGTTTTGTGCCAATGCTTGCGCTTGTAACGGTTTCTTTGCCATGTTTGCGATTGATTTTATCCATTAATTTCATGATATCGTCTGATTTTGGTTGAGTGGGTGTTTCAAGAAAATTAACTTGTGTTGTATCTATTGGACAAAAATCATACAGCATAATGCCCGCTTTTTTATAAGCAGTCCCAGGTTTAAAGATGGATTTTAAGGCTGTTTGAGCAGCACCAATCAGCGCAAAACAATCATTTGTTGCACGCTCAAGCGGCAACAGAATTGTGTCATGCCGGTAGGATTTTCCAGGCCCAGATTTCATTTGTAAAAATAAAGATCCTTTCCGCGCCATGCGTTTGTCTTCGCGTAGTTTTTCAGAGGCACGATGTGCATAAAGCGCAACAGCTTCGCTTAATTCTTGGAAATGGGTGATGCGATAACCAAAAGATCGCGAGACAACAATGGATTTTCGAGGATTTACAAGATCATCAAGGGGAATACAATCGATGCCTTGAAGCTCCATAAGAATGCGTTGTCCCATAATACCCATTTGTTTTTGAATCCATGAGGAAGACGTATTCACAAAATCGTAAGCGCTCCATATCCCATTGCGTTCTAGCAATTTTGTTGATTGCCGGCCTATTCCCCAGATATCTCCAATTTTTATTTGTTGAAGCAGATGGTTTGAATCTGGCAAAGAAGGGATGAATGCAACATTTTTATAATCAGGATTTTTTTTGGCGAGCAAACTCCCCAATTTTGCAAGCGTTTTGGTTTGTCCAATGCCAACAGAAATAGGGATGCCCGTATATTGTGTAATGCGTTTTTTTAATTTTTGCCCTTCTTCTTGAGCTTGTTCATAATTAAGTCCTTTGAAACTTATAAAGGCTTCGTCAATTGAATAAATTTCAATCTCGGTGGAGGCTTCTTGCAGAATTGACATAACGCGTGAAGACATATCCGCATAAAGGGGGAAATTAGAGGATTTTGTGATGATGTTATGACGCGTAATGAGTTCTTTGAGTTCAAAAACAGGTTGTCCCATTTGAACGCCCAAGGCTTTTGTTTCATTCGAGCGCGCAATCACGCAGCCATCATTGCCGGATAATACAATAACAGGTTTGTTATGTAATCTTGGATCAAAGACACGTTCGCAGGATACATAAAAATTATTGCAATCAATAAGGGCTATTAAATTTTGGGCATTATTATTAAAGGAAATATTCACGCAACAAACTTCTTATAAAGAAAATAAGTAAAATCACAATAATGGGTGAAAAATCAATGCCGTTAACAGTCGGAATGATCCGACGAATCGGCCTGTAAACAGGTTCCGTGATGCGATAAAGAACGTCGTAGATTGTGGCGATAAAGCGATTATAGGTATTGACGATGTTAAAAGCGATAAGCCAACTTAAAATAACCGAAATTATCAGCGCCCAAACATAAAGTCCTAAAATAGCATCAATTAATAAAACGATTGATTTCATAAGCCTACCTGATTGAATTTATATTTTTGCTGGATAAAGTATAGCAGATTTTTTTTTTTTGACTATATCCAAAGATTTAAACGCTTGAAAGAGTTTTGGTCATATTAATTGCCAATAAAAACTATTTGCATCTTAAAAAAAATAGCTTACCGTGAAGTTAAGAAAGCTAATTAAATTAACTGGAGTTAGAAATGCTAAGAAAATTCAAGACATTATTAATGGGTACGGCACTGTCGATTACCTTAATTGGGGCAGCCAATGCTAGTTGGTTAACGTTTCAAGGGCAAGAACAGGTTGCTGATATTTTAGCGGATGGTTGGACACAATGTTCCGATGGTCAAGATTATGATCTTGTACAATCAAGTTTTGATGCTGATGAACGCGCAAAAGTTGCAAAATTAAAGGATAAAGAATTTGGTGTTGCGCTTATTCCTGAAAGACATGTTTTTTCACGCGAAACTGAATGTGATTATACGTTGAAGTTCGCTTATAAAGATTCAAAAGACAATACGAAGATGTTATCAATTAACGTTGTTCTTCAAAGACAACCTCATCCGATGGGCAAAAACCTAAATATGGATGAAATTGTTTTAAAAGTTAATGAAATGCTTCCAGGCATTGTCACTAAAGTGCTCACTTTCATTGTGCCACAGATTGAAAAAGTTGCGCCAGAACTAATTGATTCTATTGTTGGAAAATTAGATACAACAACAACTGATCCCGTTTCTGGTGAAGTTTCTTCTCCATCGGCCGCTTCGTCCTTTATAACAATGGTATTAAATCAATTTAAACCTTTAATTCCAATGTTGACGTCAGCATTGAATTCGTTTGGACCAGAAATTGCTCATAAGATTTTTGCAGCTTTGGCTGGTGCGTTAGGTGTTGATTTACCGGCTGCTTTACCAGCTTCTGATCCAGCTGTTGTACCTGCTGTTGATCCAGCTGTAGTGCCTGCTGTTGTACCGGCATCTGATCCCGCTGTAGTGCCTGCTGTTGATCCAGCTGTTGTGCCAGCTATTGATCTGGTCGTTGCAAATTCAGATGATAAACAAAAAAAGCCTAAAGATGATAAACCTAATAAAAAACCCAAAGATGGCGATAAAAAACCACATGACAAAAAACCTAAAGATGGCGATAAAAAACCTAAAAAAGATAAAGAGTAAGTAAGTGTAGTCGATAGACATGAGGAATAGACAAGGAACAACGAACAAAGTGTATCCTTATATACATGAGTGAGGCGTGACGATGTATCCTTCCAATGGCTATCGACTGTATATCCTGACTTTTTGAAGATCTCTTTAGAAAGTCAGCACGATGTTATTTAAAAAAAACCAGGTCTAACGGTCTGGTTTTTTTATATTCAATGGATTTTCTTAATATTCTTTAAATAGTTAATACAAATTAATTTTCTTAATATTTATTAATGTTAATTTTTTATATGTTTATACAAATACTTATAGAATAAAATATTCTATAGTCATATTTATTGTCTTTTAAAACTATTTTAATCAGAAAAAAAATAGCCTATCGTTATATCAGAAAAAAGTAATTAAATTGACCGGAGTAGGAAATGCTGAGAAAAATCAAACTATTATTAATGAGTGTTGTGGTAACGCTCACGTTTTTAGGGGCAGCCAATGCCGTCAATTGGCCAACAATAAGT harbors:
- a CDS encoding Y-family DNA polymerase, whose amino-acid sequence is MNISFNNNAQNLIALIDCNNFYVSCERVFDPRLHNKPVIVLSGNDGCVIARSNETKALGVQMGQPVFELKELITRHNIITKSSNFPLYADMSSRVMSILQEASTEIEIYSIDEAFISFKGLNYEQAQEEGQKLKKRITQYTGIPISVGIGQTKTLAKLGSLLAKKNPDYKNVAFIPSLPDSNHLLQQIKIGDIWGIGRQSTKLLERNGIWSAYDFVNTSSSWIQKQMGIMGQRILMELQGIDCIPLDDLVNPRKSIVVSRSFGYRITHFQELSEAVALYAHRASEKLREDKRMARKGSLFLQMKSGPGKSYRHDTILLPLERATNDCFALIGAAQTALKSIFKPGTAYKKAGIMLYDFCPIDTTQVNFLETPTQPKSDDIMKLMDKINRKHGKETVTSASIGTKRLWQSKSLLKSPHYTTEWKELLKVKAN
- a CDS encoding YggT family protein, whose translation is MKSIVLLIDAILGLYVWALIISVILSWLIAFNIVNTYNRFIATIYDVLYRITEPVYRPIRRIIPTVNGIDFSPIIVILLIFFIRSLLREYFL